In a genomic window of Methylobacter sp. YRD-M1:
- the msrB gene encoding peptide-methionine (R)-S-oxide reductase MsrB has product MADNIMNEEQWREKLTPEQFNICRHKATEPPFTGKYADCKKDGIYHCVCCGNPLFDSETKYNSGSGWPSFWDVISEDSVARHADSSHGMRRVEVTCKVCDAHLGHVFEDGPPPTGLRYCINSAALDLKERS; this is encoded by the coding sequence ATGGCTGACAACATTATGAATGAAGAACAATGGCGCGAAAAACTGACGCCCGAACAATTCAATATCTGCCGTCATAAAGCTACCGAGCCGCCTTTTACCGGTAAATATGCCGATTGCAAGAAAGACGGCATTTATCATTGCGTGTGCTGCGGCAATCCTTTGTTCGATTCCGAAACCAAATACAATTCAGGCTCGGGCTGGCCGAGTTTCTGGGACGTCATTTCCGAAGACAGCGTGGCCCGCCATGCCGACTCCAGCCACGGCATGCGCCGCGTGGAAGTGACCTGCAAGGTCTGCGATGCGCATTTGGGCCATGTGTTCGAAGACGGCCCGCCGCCGACCGGCCTGCGCTACTGCATCAATTCTGCGGCATTAGACTTGAAAGAACGATCATGA
- a CDS encoding M18 family aminopeptidase — protein MSAQVQVQDLLAFIDASPSPWHAVSSMVSRLDVAGFSKLDETEKWALKPGGRYYVVRGDSSVIAFVHGQKPLVETGFKIIGAHTDSPGLRIKPNAAGWVDGLVRLGVEVYGGPILATFTDRDLSLAGRIGYKDEQGRIASRLVKFDQALLRLPNLAIHMNRGVNEEGLKLHKQLELPLILSAIAQEQLPQPFFLSLLAQSSNIEAERILSWDLNVYDTQKGVIWGAQQEFYADSQLDNLASCHAGLSALLDEAVLQADSTLVCAFFDHEEIGSESHKGADGSFLPDVLQRIAAAADRDDYQRALARSFMISADMAHAYQPNFPNAYEPDHKVIVNKGPVIKVNANQRYSTESVSEAMFAGWCEQAGVPYQKYSHRTDLPCGSTIGPMTSARLGIRTVDVGNPMWAMHSIRESAGVFDHDAMIRVMKRFFLDS, from the coding sequence ATGAGCGCTCAGGTACAGGTTCAAGACTTGCTGGCGTTCATCGATGCCAGCCCCAGCCCCTGGCATGCCGTCAGCAGCATGGTCAGCCGATTGGATGTAGCCGGCTTCTCGAAGCTCGACGAAACCGAAAAATGGGCGCTGAAACCCGGCGGGCGCTATTACGTCGTGCGCGGCGATTCGTCCGTTATCGCGTTCGTGCACGGGCAGAAGCCGCTTGTTGAGACGGGATTTAAAATCATCGGCGCCCATACCGACTCGCCGGGTCTGCGGATCAAGCCCAATGCGGCCGGTTGGGTCGACGGTCTGGTAAGGCTGGGCGTCGAAGTCTACGGCGGACCGATACTGGCGACTTTTACCGACCGGGATTTGAGCCTGGCCGGCCGCATCGGTTACAAGGATGAACAAGGCCGGATTGCAAGCCGGCTGGTTAAATTCGATCAGGCCTTGCTGCGCCTGCCTAATCTGGCCATCCACATGAATCGCGGCGTCAACGAGGAAGGCTTGAAACTGCACAAGCAGCTGGAGTTGCCGCTGATCCTGTCGGCCATCGCGCAGGAGCAGCTGCCGCAGCCGTTTTTTCTGTCTCTGCTGGCGCAGTCCTCAAACATCGAAGCCGAGCGCATCCTGTCCTGGGACCTGAATGTCTACGATACGCAGAAAGGCGTGATCTGGGGCGCACAGCAGGAGTTTTACGCCGACAGCCAGCTCGACAATCTGGCGTCCTGTCATGCCGGTTTATCGGCGCTGCTCGATGAGGCTGTGTTGCAGGCCGACAGCACGCTGGTCTGTGCTTTCTTCGATCACGAGGAAATCGGCAGCGAAAGCCACAAAGGCGCCGACGGCAGTTTCCTTCCGGACGTGCTGCAGCGCATCGCCGCGGCCGCCGACCGGGATGATTATCAGCGGGCGCTGGCGCGCAGTTTCATGATCAGCGCCGACATGGCGCATGCCTATCAGCCCAATTTCCCGAACGCCTATGAACCTGACCATAAAGTCATCGTCAACAAGGGGCCGGTGATCAAGGTCAACGCCAATCAGCGCTATAGTACCGAGAGTGTTTCGGAGGCGATGTTCGCAGGCTGGTGCGAGCAGGCCGGCGTCCCGTATCAGAAATATTCGCATCGGACCGATCTGCCCTGCGGCAGCACGATAGGGCCCATGACCTCGGCACGCTTGGGCATCCGCACGGTCGATGTCGGCAATCCGATGTGGGCCATGCACAGCATCAGGGAGAGCGCCGGCGTGTTCGATCATGATGCCATGATTCGCGTCATGAAACGTTTTTTCCTCGATAGCTGA
- a CDS encoding alpha-ketoglutarate-dependent dioxygenase AlkB family protein, with the protein MDTEADALRDNVAGFGGNLLPFDGELYLIRKFYGPPESDRLFTALMAELAWQEEDIFIFGKWVKVPRLMCWYGDADAHYRYSGVDHAPLSWTAELQAIREKVERQCRQRFNSVLANLYRDGRDSMGCHADNEKELGPNPVIASLSFGDERLFRLHHKKRKKVSLDIMLGHGDLLLMAGTMQHHWLHALPKTKQLKMPRINLTFRRIIV; encoded by the coding sequence ATGGACACCGAAGCCGATGCGTTGCGCGATAACGTCGCCGGTTTCGGCGGCAATCTGCTGCCGTTCGACGGCGAGCTGTATCTGATCCGGAAGTTTTATGGGCCGCCCGAGTCAGATCGGTTATTCACCGCTCTGATGGCTGAGCTTGCCTGGCAGGAGGAGGACATCTTTATTTTCGGCAAATGGGTCAAAGTGCCGCGTCTGATGTGCTGGTACGGCGATGCCGATGCGCACTACCGTTATTCGGGCGTTGACCATGCGCCGTTGTCCTGGACGGCCGAGCTGCAGGCCATCAGGGAAAAGGTGGAGCGGCAGTGCCGGCAGCGCTTCAACAGCGTTCTGGCCAATCTGTACCGCGACGGCCGCGACTCGATGGGCTGTCATGCCGATAATGAAAAGGAGTTGGGGCCCAATCCGGTCATTGCCTCGTTAAGCTTCGGCGACGAGCGTTTGTTCAGGCTGCATCATAAAAAGCGCAAGAAGGTCTCGCTGGATATCATGCTGGGCCATGGCGATCTGTTATTGATGGCTGGCACGATGCAGCATCACTGGCTGCATGCGCTGCCGAAAACGAAGCAATTGAAAATGCCCCGGATCAATCTGACGTTTCGCAGGATTATTGTCTAA